One Flavobacterium cerinum genomic window, TTAACCTGCTTCCTTATTATTCAAACAGTACCAATAATGCCTTTTTAGAAACGCATATTGAGCACGATTTCAAAGGTTATATCATGAATAAAATTCCGTTGCTAAACAAACTGCAATGGAACCTGGTTGTCGGATTCCACCAAATCAATACACCTGACACAAAACCGTATCAGGAATTCACAGCCGGATTTGACAATATCGGTTGGGGTAAATTCCGTATGTTCCGTGTGGATTATGTTCGTTCTTATCAAAACGGATTCCAGACAGACGGAGTTGTTTTCGGTCTGAAAATACTCAATATCATCGAGTAATTATAAAACAAAGGGCTGTCTTAAAATGAACAGCCCTTTGTTTTTTATTTCTTTTTTACTTGTTTTAGCATCCACTCGTAAACTTCATCTTTTCGGAATATATTTTCCACATTACTGTGATTTCCACCTTTAATAACGGTTAACGTTACATCGGCATCCGGCTTACAGGATTTGATTGCTTTTACAATTTTTTTGGACTCAGATAACGGAACGATAAAATCTTTATTTCCGTGTTGCACCCATAACGGTATTGTAGCCAGTTTACAAGCATCGTTTACATTTCCGCCGCCACAAATCGCCACCGCCGCTGTAATTTTATCGGCATATTTTCCGGCAAAGTTCATGGTTCCGTAACCGCCGAGGCTCATTCCGCAAACATATACCCGCGTTGAATCGGTATTGTAATTCTGTTGTACGTATTCCAATACATTTAATACTTTATCGGGATTCCACGGTCCGGACGGCAATTGCGGAGCGACAACTATGGCCGGGATTTTTTTGCCGTTTTCAATTGCTTTCAATACGCCGTAACGTCGAACGCGTTCCAGATTAGTTCCGGAAAGACTACGTCCGTGCAGGAAAACAATAACCGGAGCTTTTTGATCCAATACTTCCTGATCCGGAAGATTGATATAAAACGGATAATCGGTTTTATCGGTAATGGCTTGTAATTGCGCCTTTGTAACCGTTACAGAAAAAAGACAAAACAGAAGGAATAGATACGTTTTCATGCATATAACAGATAGGGAATGCAAAGTTACTTTTTTACGATCAAAATCCGGTCAAAAAATAAGCCTCAATTACTGAGGCTTACTTTTTTTATTTAATAATAATCTTTTTACTGATTGACCCTTTGTTGGTATCGACCTTAACAATATAGGTTCCGGTACTCACATTGTTAACCGGTAACACTATTTCCTGTTGTTCCATGGTAGCGGTTCTCCAACTATTGAGTTGTTGTCCCAAAACATTATATAAGCTAACACTTCCAACTGAAACATCCGTCAGTTTATTTTGAATACGGATCTGATTGTTTCCTTGCAGATAAGCCACATTTACACTTTCAAGTACATTTTCGGTAACCGACAATCTTTTCGTTTCAAAGCACAAAGTAAAATTGTAATTTTCTCCTGCCGGAATAGCCACTTCATAATCTGAATTTCTGATATCGTAATAGGAATTCGTTATATTATTATGGATATAAACCGGCTGATCCGGGTTGAAATTTTCCAGTGCGTCAATCTTAAATTTTACGATTCCGGCAACATCGGTTTTTACATATAGCGGATAAAAACTGGCATCATTAAAATGTCCGACACCCTGAATAACCAGTTTTTTATCTCCCAAATGAAATAGCATATCCTGAGGCAAATCATCATCAATTACAATTCCGTCATAACCGTAATCCCAATCATCCGTTGCCAAACCATCCATAAAGGCTAATAATATCTGACGATGATTCCCCACAGCCGATGTAAAACCTAAACGAATTCTGCTGTTCGAATCTTCGGAAATCGGATCATTTCCGTTATTATTAAAATGATCATTAGTTACCATAGCATTATTTGCAACCGTGGTATTTCGGAACATCACATTTGAAGTAGCAGCATCTTCTTTCACAAAAGCACGCTGATTATTATCGAATACAAGCGTCCCTCCTGCTGCACCGGCATGTAAGAAGAAACCTTGTCCGACAGGTATAAAGCGGCCCGGAACACGAGAACTGGATCCTAACCCGCTGATTCCCGGTGGCGATACCGGTGGTGTTCCTCCTGAAAGATTACGCGTTGCATAACCGCCTTGATATTGCTGTAACACATGTGTATTATTTGTAGGATAATGTTCCCAGAAATAAATCGCCCCATTTATAACAGCTGAATTATCGTTTATAAACTGTTGTGCATCCAAAGCCGAAGCATAAGGGTTACCACTCAGATTAATATTATTCGCCGATATCGCATTAGTGATTCTTCCGTTATACGGTTTTCCTACAAAAACATAATTCTGAGTTGCCGTTCCGGCATTACTTCCTTTCATTGTAAATCCGCTGGAAGGCGTTAAAATACCCGTTTCGTTAATCTGTGTCCAGTTGGCATATAAATCGGAAAGATTTTGAAATTTATAAATCCAGTAACGCGCCAGACTAATCGGTGTTGTAGCAGAACCATCATAACCGCCTATCCAATTAATGGTTGCCGGAGCTGCCGCATTTGTTCCGTCTCTTAAAACACCGCTAACCGTATAATTGTTGTTATTTGTTGTTGCATTGATTGCTCCAACCGGAGACGACCAATAGTTATAGTTAAATCTATTGGATTGCCCTTGCTGATCGCGCTCAATAGAACCGGAACTGGTTGGATCCAGATCCGAATTATAGGTTTGAACCAATTGGGAACGTCCCTGAAGATCTATTTTACCATTTATTCGTAAAAAATGACTCACTTCGACTTTAGAATCATTCGTTGCGAAAAGCGTATTTGAGTTAACAAAAAGCCCTAACAAAGTCTTGTTTCCACTTGATGTTACGTTATGCGCCGTTCTTACGATATTCCAGTCAATTGGCGTTGTTCCGTCCACAATTGACAACGAATACGGTAAATCTTGCGTTGTTCCGTTTAACCAGGTCGCCGTTGCACTCCATAATCCGGTAGCATTACTATCATATGGCATCGGAGCCGTTTGTGTATTGATATCAATTTTGCTAGGATTTACAAGATTACCTCTATTCTTATTTAATGAGTTGTCATTGATATGGGTACCGATATACGTATTCATCGAATAATAGGCTGTAAGACTCGCCCATGTTAACGCGCTAACGTCATTTTTAGTTACCGTAGACGGCATTATTCGTCCCAAAGTATTTGCTCCGGAACTCATAATCTCCTGATTCATTATATAGCGTAGTTCAGTAAGAGTTAACGCCCTGCTCCAGATGCGTAGTTCATCAAGATCCCCTTTAAAGATATTGACGATACTGCTTTTATTACGATATTCGGCACCGATAGTAAAAATACTGGTTGTTGCTGTCGGAGCCGGCATACTACCGGATCGATCCAATACGCCGTCAATATAAAGACTAAGCGTCCCTGAATTATAAACCGCAGCAATATTATGCCAGATATTATTAGGTAATGTCGTGTTCGAAATCAAAGAATTACCGTTCCATTCCATACGAATCTTATTATCGTTCTGAATCACCAATCGATAACCGGTTGTCCCGTTATGTTTAGAAACGATTGTTTTATCGTTTGTAGCATTGTTAGCTCCAGTAGGTCGTGCCCATCCCATAATTGTAAAAGCACCGGTAAGATCATTTTTATTATCCACTTTAACAGCATCATCAACACCGTCAATGGTAATATGGCGCGGCAATACCACTTCATGTGCTACACCAAAAGCAATATATTTTGTTCCGTCAAAATCGTAGAAACATTCCTGGTTTGTACCGTTTGTATTTAAGAATACCATATCGATTCCGGTGGTAAAAGCCGCATCACTAGCGATGATCATCACATAAGCGTCATTACCGGAAAGTGCAGGTAAGCTAGCGAGATCCGTTGTAGCTAATGATACCTTTACAGTAGCAACATCGCCACCGGTTTCTACTACCTTCCATTTTTTATTGGTTATATCCGTTGAAGTTGTTACCGTTGAAGGCCCGAATGTTACGGTTAACGGAGTCGCACTGGTCGTCATAGCTTGCCCGTTACTTCCCCATACCAAATACTTTCTGTCGGCATCAAATGTATTCGTATTGGCCGAATTGGTAGTCAGAATATTACCCAATCCCATTGTAATAACAGCACCGGAATTGATACTTTTTGATTGTTTTTGATTTAATTGTGCCGAATCGTCTCTTCCGATTCCGGCAATATCGTAGTTAAATCCGGTTGGTGCGATGTTCCAGATCGTGGTTCCGGCGGAGTTTACATAATTCTGACTCACACCGTTTGTTCCCAGTGTAATTCCGTATTTAATCGCCAGATAGGACTCGATTCGATTACGTTCAGTCGCATCATTTTTACGTGCTGAATACGATATAACCTCAGCGATTCTTCCACCGAAACTTCCGTCAAAAACCTGACTTCTTCCCAGCCAATAACGACGATTTGCCAACGAAATCCATTGTGGAACCCCTACTTCGGTATTGGAAATACTTAGGGCGTTACTGTAAAGCTCCTGTTTGGTTGCAGCACTGTTATGCCTACTATTGATGATGTTAACACTGGAGTAAGTTCCATTTACCTGAGCAAGTCCATACCCTCTTTCATTAACATCAGGTGTACTTGCTTCCGGTGTCGATCCGACACAATAGCTCACCACTTCATTATCAAAACGTATCGAATATTGGCCGAATCCAATCCCCGTACCGTCTTTTTCATAAGTACTGGTAGCACTTGACTGAGCACAATATAAATCAACGCTGGCCGTAGTCGAAGTAATCGTAGCCGGATTATCGTTTATAACCACAATAAAGAGGTCATGCGAATAAAAACCTGATGTCCCTTGTAATTCCGCTCTATTAGAAAGATAGGTATAGTTGGATGCTGAAGTCGAAGGATTATTTCCAAACTCCACCACCGGATTAAAATTAATATTCTTGGTGGTATTATTTCGATATACCGGTCGGTTGGTTAATGTGGCATTTGTCGCATCAATCACTTTAGCGTCATTTCCTTTTCCGCGATCAGTCCATATATTCACATTGGCTCCATCGGTTCCCACAGTTGATCCGTTGACCTGATCGGCTCTTAGCCAGGTTTCCAAATTGGCTGTAATTCCACCCGGACCTGTTGCAATTGTATTATTAACTGTTCCGGTAACGGTAACATAATCGATAAAAAATTGCCTTGATGCACTTCCGGTAGTCGTTACAAAGCGAAATTGTGCCGTAGCAGCAAAGGTCGAACTGGTCGAGAAAATTGTTCCGATCAGCGCATAATAATTTGTATTATCATTCACATCCCTTATGGTGGCTGCAACCCCTTTGTCAACAGTTCGGACAGTAGTCCAGGCCGCAACAGGATTGTCACGATATTGCAGTGTAATTCTGTCATTCGTGCTTAACGAATTTCCTCTGACAAAAAAACTCACATCAACTTTATTATAACCGGCGGTACTGATCACAGGTGATGTCATGTTACTTCCGTTAACCGGTACCTGTATTTTAGACGTTCCGTTATACGCATTACCGGTTGTCAAAGTAGCTCCAACAAGTACCCAGGTTGTAGATCCTTCAAAACTATCCTGATGTAGTTGTGTAGTCTGTCCGGATACCAAACCCGGTAAAAAGCAGATTGCCAATAGTAGTAATCGCCTCGTAAGCGGTGTTGTAATTTTTAATTTCATAGGGGTAAGTAGTTTTGTTCATAAGTTTTAAATTTGGGGGCTAGAATTTGGGTTGTTGTCGTTGTTGTTTTTGGCTCCTCTTTTCAAAGGAGCCAATAGTATTTTTTAAAGCACTTTTTTGAAAACAGTCTGATTCGTTTCCGTTATAACTTTTACCAATAAAACGGCTTCACTGGTGAAAAGGTTGGTTGTATAAGTCGGCGTACTCATCTTTTCTGACTGATAAATTAATCTTCCTAATAAATCATAAACAGCAACGGATATCAGGTTTTCTTTTGAAGATCGCACTGTAATCTCGCTATTCTGTTTACTGACACTGATAGCTGCAATATCGGCATTAAAATCGTGGTTTCCTAATGTTGAGTTCTTGAAAACCAATTCAAAACGATCGTTATTCACTCCTTCTTCAGCCGAAAAACCATAGCTATTCTGCTTTAGATCGTGAATAGTATTCAGCGTTTTATCTTTTAGAAAAATATACTGTTCACCCGTAAACAATCCGTCGAAATGATCAATTGAGATATTATAGTTTCCGGCTGTCGGAATATTTACTCCTAATGCAACACTGTCATTATTGTCAAAAGGTACCGGGCGACCCTGAATAGCATACGCTTCATTTCCGATCGTACTGTATAAAGCGGCTCCGCTCGCACCGAAATCTTTCGCATCAATTCCATAATCAGCCGCTACCGTTGCTCCGGTCATATAACCGATCAGAATTTGGCTAAAAGCATCATTATTTCCGCTTAGATTTAACCAGATACGGTGTTTTTCTATCGCTTCATTTTCAACCAATGCCGGTGCATTATTAATTTTAAAGAATTGATTAGCATTATTGATCAACCTCATACTATTACGGAAAGAAACCGCTCCGTTGGTTACAGCATTCACGAGAAATCCTTGTCCAACCTGGATAATTCCGTTTGGTACAGCACCTCCGGCTTGCGCTGCCGTTCCTCCTAACTTTGTGTATTTCGCATAGTTATTCAACGGGTACAAACCGGTTGACGGACTAGAAGGTGTAGCATGTGTCCAGAAATACAAACTTCCGTCGATAGTTGTATTAACGGTTCCGCTTCCGCTGATATTCGCATTGATAAAGTCAATCGCATTGATCGTAGACGGATATGGATTTCCGATCAAATTATACCCTGTAGTTGTACCTCGCTGTACATTGATGTTAACATTACCGTTATTTAAAACTCCTGTATAATGTCCCGAGAAAACCGCAGGAGTCGTCGCACTCCATGTATTCGGAATACGGATCAGATATCCTTTTCCCGCTGTAAACGCATTCGTACTCGGATTGATTGTTTCATAAGCACCGATCGGTCCGTTTAACGGATTATAAATATAAAATCGGTTGGTTAAGGTTTGCGGTGAAAAAGCTAATAAATTTTGTGATGCTACCGGCGATGACCAGTTCGTATAATCCAGACGGATCATCGGGGAACTGTTTCGGTATACATTACTATTTCCGCTGTTCGTGTTATTTTCTACCTGAACGAGATTCGCATTATTCTGAATAATAAGATTAGCTGTTGCGGCTACTGTTACTTCACGATTGATAATAAAGTTATGCCCCGTTTGAATTGTAACGACAGCCGTTCCGCTAATTGTAAGTGAACAAGCTTCCAGATTTCCCGTTGAGGTAAAATTACCGTTGATAATTGCATGCACATCATTGTTCGGAGCGCTATTACTCCAGCTACTTCCGTTCCACGTGGTCGAAGTGGCACAAGGGACACCTTGTATCGTGAAATTGGTATTTGGAGTTACATAATTATTACAAGTATTGATCACACTTACAGTAGCCGTTCCGTCATTTGCGATATCAGCTGCTGTAATTGTTGTCGATAACTGTGTAGTACTGATAAAAGTGGTTGCTTTATTTACACCATTCCAACGGATAACAGATTCCCCGTTAACAAAATTAGTTCCCGTTACGATTAATGTAAAATTAGCTCCTCCTTCCAATGCTGTGTCCGGAGAAATCGTAGTGATCGTCGGATCCGGTTTTACCGTTACCGTTACTTCTTTTCGCGCACTTTTTAACGGAGCGAATTTCCAGTTAAAAAACTGAAAGAAAGTCCCGGTTCCACTATTACTTTTAATGCTCACAGTATTATTCGTCATCGGATATGTAATCCCCGAAGTCGCCACAGTAAGATTAAATCCGTTGATTTCACGTGATACCAGACGAAGATTGTTCTGCGCCGGCAAATAAAAATCAAGATCAATATCCTGTGTTGCAGTCCCTGTAATACGAATTACTTTCGATTCCAGCATCGCTCCGGAACTGTCTTGTAATTCTACTAAAATTTCACCAATCGCACTGGGTCTGATACTTACCGATTTTAATTTAGTTGGTGTTGTACAGTCAAATACCAAATATTTATTGGCTACAGTAGCTTTAGCCGTTGGTGATCCTGTTGGTGTTACAGGACCAACATTCGCTAACGCTACTTCACGTTCTACAAAATACGAGCGGGTAGTTGTAAGCGTCGGAGTTGTATAAGAACTGGCGGTTGCCAGTGCTGTTGTGCTTGTTGCGGTGTCATACCAACGAATCGTTCCGGAATCAGCTGTTGATAAAGTAGCGGTCTTTCCTTTACAAATCGTAGCATTTGTGACAGTTGGCTCAGCTGTAGTCGCTACCATTTGCACATTTAGTACAGTAGTCGCATTATTAGCAACCGTAGCCGCGATGGTTTGCGATACATATCCCGGTGCTTCAAAAGTAATATTATAATTTCCGGCGATCAGTAATTTATAATAATCACCATGTAGCGATCCGGTTTTAACCCATGCCCCTTTTAAATCGTAGCCCGGAATATATACTTTCGCATTAATCGGGTTTCCGGACATATCGGTCACTTTACCTTGCAATCCGTAATTCGCCTGTTTAATATGATCCAAGAAGGCTTGTTTATTGTAGTTCCAAAAATTAGGTAATTCAGAAGCAGCCGGAAATTTCGTAGTTGAGATTTCAATTGTTACTTCTTTATTATGCATATAGTAGTTATTGTAATCCTGACGACCACCGCTTACGGTGTACCAAAGCGAACCATTTGTAGTTCCGGGATACTGACCCGCAAACACATCGTCCATATAACCATTATTATTACTCGCATTTTGACAAGATTGTGCATAATTTTTAGAAATAAACTTAAAGTAATTGTCATGCGGATGTAAATGGTTCGGTGAAGCATAAGCATCCCACGGATAATTGACCACTTCTACTCCTCCGTGGAAATTCGCAGCCATTACAAAATTTCTTGTTTTTTCAAAAGCCAGAAAAGCTAATGTTTCCGGTTGGTAGGCAAAAGTATCCGGATGCAAGCCGTTTAACGGATCCGGGTAATTTCGGTTTAAGTCTCTACCATTAGCATTGGCTCGGGTTGCCGTATTTCCGGCAGAGTTCATAACATCGTTACCGGTTGTTTTATACGATCCGTCAGGGTTTGAAAGCGGACTAATATAAATTTCGGTTGTATTGACCATATTGGTTACTTCCGAATCCGTACCGTAACGAGTTACCAGATGATCAATAAGACGCATCATTAACGGAAAGCCGGTAATTTCATCACCATGCATTGATGATGAATAGAAAAACTCAGGTTCTGCTTCATCGGTCTGGCAATTGTCGGATATTTTTAAAATCCACAGATTACGACCATTCGGGGTACTACCGATATTTTCCAGCTTACATAAATTCGGATATGTATTAGCATAATACTGCATCTTAGCTACATATTGTGAATAGGTCGGATAAGCATCCCAAGTGGTATCCCATTGTGCATTGGGAGCCATTGCATTTTTATTAGCTTCGGCACTTGGAATCTCATTATCTTCCGTACGCACCTGAAACGGTATATTATAGGTCAGGAATTTATCAAAAGTAATT contains:
- a CDS encoding dienelactone hydrolase family protein; translation: MKTYLFLLFCLFSVTVTKAQLQAITDKTDYPFYINLPDQEVLDQKAPVIVFLHGRSLSGTNLERVRRYGVLKAIENGKKIPAIVVAPQLPSGPWNPDKVLNVLEYVQQNYNTDSTRVYVCGMSLGGYGTMNFAGKYADKITAAVAICGGGNVNDACKLATIPLWVQHGNKDFIVPLSESKKIVKAIKSCKPDADVTLTVIKGGNHSNVENIFRKDEVYEWMLKQVKKK
- a CDS encoding LamG-like jellyroll fold domain-containing protein codes for the protein MKLKITTPLTRRLLLLAICFLPGLVSGQTTQLHQDSFEGSTTWVLVGATLTTGNAYNGTSKIQVPVNGSNMTSPVISTAGYNKVDVSFFVRGNSLSTNDRITLQYRDNPVAAWTTVRTVDKGVAATIRDVNDNTNYYALIGTIFSTSSTFAATAQFRFVTTTGSASRQFFIDYVTVTGTVNNTIATGPGGITANLETWLRADQVNGSTVGTDGANVNIWTDRGKGNDAKVIDATNATLTNRPVYRNNTTKNINFNPVVEFGNNPSTSASNYTYLSNRAELQGTSGFYSHDLFIVVINDNPATITSTTASVDLYCAQSSATSTYEKDGTGIGFGQYSIRFDNEVVSYCVGSTPEASTPDVNERGYGLAQVNGTYSSVNIINSRHNSAATKQELYSNALSISNTEVGVPQWISLANRRYWLGRSQVFDGSFGGRIAEVISYSARKNDATERNRIESYLAIKYGITLGTNGVSQNYVNSAGTTIWNIAPTGFNYDIAGIGRDDSAQLNQKQSKSINSGAVITMGLGNILTTNSANTNTFDADRKYLVWGSNGQAMTTSATPLTVTFGPSTVTTSTDITNKKWKVVETGGDVATVKVSLATTDLASLPALSGNDAYVMIIASDAAFTTGIDMVFLNTNGTNQECFYDFDGTKYIAFGVAHEVVLPRHITIDGVDDAVKVDNKNDLTGAFTIMGWARPTGANNATNDKTIVSKHNGTTGYRLVIQNDNKIRMEWNGNSLISNTTLPNNIWHNIAAVYNSGTLSLYIDGVLDRSGSMPAPTATTSIFTIGAEYRNKSSIVNIFKGDLDELRIWSRALTLTELRYIMNQEIMSSGANTLGRIMPSTVTKNDVSALTWASLTAYYSMNTYIGTHINDNSLNKNRGNLVNPSKIDINTQTAPMPYDSNATGLWSATATWLNGTTQDLPYSLSIVDGTTPIDWNIVRTAHNVTSSGNKTLLGLFVNSNTLFATNDSKVEVSHFLRINGKIDLQGRSQLVQTYNSDLDPTSSGSIERDQQGQSNRFNYNYWSSPVGAINATTNNNNYTVSGVLRDGTNAAAPATINWIGGYDGSATTPISLARYWIYKFQNLSDLYANWTQINETGILTPSSGFTMKGSNAGTATQNYVFVGKPYNGRITNAISANNINLSGNPYASALDAQQFINDNSAVINGAIYFWEHYPTNNTHVLQQYQGGYATRNLSGGTPPVSPPGISGLGSSSRVPGRFIPVGQGFFLHAGAAGGTLVFDNNQRAFVKEDAATSNVMFRNTTVANNAMVTNDHFNNNGNDPISEDSNSRIRLGFTSAVGNHRQILLAFMDGLATDDWDYGYDGIVIDDDLPQDMLFHLGDKKLVIQGVGHFNDASFYPLYVKTDVAGIVKFKIDALENFNPDQPVYIHNNITNSYYDIRNSDYEVAIPAGENYNFTLCFETKRLSVTENVLESVNVAYLQGNNQIRIQNKLTDVSVGSVSLYNVLGQQLNSWRTATMEQQEIVLPVNNVSTGTYIVKVDTNKGSISKKIIIK
- a CDS encoding M14 family zinc carboxypeptidase, encoding MKKTTLIILFLLSSLSVVFAQTETNLAKAQYYLKTKGEVIFTFQAANEQQFKKLAAFLSLSHKRVNQDDLKVEAYADKITFDKFLTYNIPFQVRTEDNEIPSAEANKNAMAPNAQWDTTWDAYPTYSQYVAKMQYYANTYPNLCKLENIGSTPNGRNLWILKISDNCQTDEAEPEFFYSSSMHGDEITGFPLMMRLIDHLVTRYGTDSEVTNMVNTTEIYISPLSNPDGSYKTTGNDVMNSAGNTATRANANGRDLNRNYPDPLNGLHPDTFAYQPETLAFLAFEKTRNFVMAANFHGGVEVVNYPWDAYASPNHLHPHDNYFKFISKNYAQSCQNASNNNGYMDDVFAGQYPGTTNGSLWYTVSGGRQDYNNYYMHNKEVTIEISTTKFPAASELPNFWNYNKQAFLDHIKQANYGLQGKVTDMSGNPINAKVYIPGYDLKGAWVKTGSLHGDYYKLLIAGNYNITFEAPGYVSQTIAATVANNATTVLNVQMVATTAEPTVTNATICKGKTATLSTADSGTIRWYDTATSTTALATASSYTTPTLTTTRSYFVEREVALANVGPVTPTGSPTAKATVANKYLVFDCTTPTKLKSVSIRPSAIGEILVELQDSSGAMLESKVIRITGTATQDIDLDFYLPAQNNLRLVSREINGFNLTVATSGITYPMTNNTVSIKSNSGTGTFFQFFNWKFAPLKSARKEVTVTVKPDPTITTISPDTALEGGANFTLIVTGTNFVNGESVIRWNGVNKATTFISTTQLSTTITAADIANDGTATVSVINTCNNYVTPNTNFTIQGVPCATSTTWNGSSWSNSAPNNDVHAIINGNFTSTGNLEACSLTISGTAVVTIQTGHNFIINREVTVAATANLIIQNNANLVQVENNTNSGNSNVYRNSSPMIRLDYTNWSSPVASQNLLAFSPQTLTNRFYIYNPLNGPIGAYETINPSTNAFTAGKGYLIRIPNTWSATTPAVFSGHYTGVLNNGNVNINVQRGTTTGYNLIGNPYPSTINAIDFINANISGSGTVNTTIDGSLYFWTHATPSSPSTGLYPLNNYAKYTKLGGTAAQAGGAVPNGIIQVGQGFLVNAVTNGAVSFRNSMRLINNANQFFKINNAPALVENEAIEKHRIWLNLSGNNDAFSQILIGYMTGATVAADYGIDAKDFGASGAALYSTIGNEAYAIQGRPVPFDNNDSVALGVNIPTAGNYNISIDHFDGLFTGEQYIFLKDKTLNTIHDLKQNSYGFSAEEGVNNDRFELVFKNSTLGNHDFNADIAAISVSKQNSEITVRSSKENLISVAVYDLLGRLIYQSEKMSTPTYTTNLFTSEAVLLVKVITETNQTVFKKVL